The following coding sequences lie in one Stenotrophomonas rhizophila genomic window:
- a CDS encoding heavy metal translocating P-type ATPase encodes MSSTAPRDGTPASATGAERLSLPVEGMTCASCVGRVERALQAVPGVHSAAVNLATERADVGFAGPADAQAVVRAIQGAGYSVREEVTELSIEGMTCASCVGRVEKALAQVPGVLEASVNLATERARVRHLSGVVTLASLDAAVAKAGYTARRAGAATASAADQDTERREQEARELRRALWIAAALTLPVFILEMGSHLVPAMHQWVMHVLGTQTSWYIQFALATLVLFGPGIRFFRKGVPALLRGAPDMNSLVSVGTAAAYGYSVVATFLPGVLPPGTANVYFEAAVVIVTLILLGRTLEARAKGRTSQAIKRLVGLQAKTARVERNGATVEVPLEQVVTGDVVLVRPGEKVPVDGEVVDGASYVDESMITGEPVPVSKEAGAAVVGGTLNTTGAFRFRVTQVGANTVLAQIIRLVEEAQGSKLPIQALVDKVTMWFVPAVMAGAALTFLAWLVFGPAPALTFALVNAVAVLIIACPCAMGLATPTSIMVGTGRAAELGVLFRKGEALQALRDVSVVALDKTGTLTKGRPELTDLVPADGFSHDEVLALVAAVESRSEHPIAEAIVVAATQRGLDVAALENFEATPGFGVAATVGGRRVAVGADRFMTRLGLDVGAFQTAAQRLGAEGKSPLYASIDGRLAAIIAVADPIRETTAEAINALHALGLRVAMITGDNAATAAAIARQLGIDEVAAEVLPDGKVAALKTFRANGARVAFVGDGINDAPALAEADVGLAIGTGTDVAIEAADVVLMSGDLRGVINAIALSHATIGNIKQNLFWAFAYNAVLIPVAAGVLYPLNGTLMSPIFAAAAMALSSIFVLGNALRLKRFHAPMATDARGATA; translated from the coding sequence GCGGTGGTGCGTGCCATCCAGGGCGCCGGTTACAGCGTGCGCGAGGAGGTTACCGAGCTGTCGATCGAGGGCATGACCTGCGCCTCGTGCGTGGGCCGGGTGGAGAAGGCGTTGGCGCAGGTGCCCGGGGTGCTGGAGGCCAGCGTCAACCTGGCCACCGAGCGCGCACGGGTGCGCCATCTTTCCGGGGTGGTGACCCTCGCCAGCCTCGATGCGGCCGTCGCGAAGGCCGGCTATACCGCGCGCCGCGCCGGTGCCGCGACCGCCAGCGCAGCAGACCAGGACACCGAGCGGCGCGAGCAGGAAGCGCGCGAGTTGCGGCGCGCCTTGTGGATCGCCGCGGCCCTCACGCTGCCGGTCTTCATCCTGGAGATGGGCTCGCACCTGGTGCCGGCCATGCACCAGTGGGTGATGCACGTACTGGGCACGCAGACCAGCTGGTACATCCAGTTCGCGCTGGCCACCCTGGTCCTGTTCGGGCCGGGCATCCGTTTCTTCCGCAAGGGGGTGCCGGCGCTGCTGCGCGGTGCGCCGGACATGAACTCGCTGGTGTCGGTGGGCACGGCGGCGGCCTACGGCTATTCGGTGGTGGCCACGTTCCTGCCGGGGGTGTTGCCGCCCGGCACCGCCAACGTCTACTTCGAAGCCGCCGTGGTGATCGTCACCCTGATCCTGCTCGGCCGCACGCTGGAAGCGCGCGCCAAGGGCCGCACCTCGCAGGCGATCAAACGGCTGGTGGGCCTGCAGGCCAAGACCGCGCGTGTGGAGCGCAACGGCGCTACGGTGGAGGTCCCGCTGGAGCAGGTGGTAACCGGTGATGTGGTGCTGGTGCGGCCGGGCGAGAAGGTGCCGGTGGATGGCGAGGTGGTCGACGGCGCGTCGTATGTCGACGAAAGCATGATTACCGGTGAACCGGTGCCGGTCTCCAAGGAGGCAGGCGCGGCCGTCGTCGGGGGCACCCTCAACACGACCGGTGCCTTCCGCTTCCGTGTCACCCAGGTGGGTGCCAACACGGTCCTGGCGCAGATCATCCGCCTGGTGGAAGAAGCGCAGGGCTCCAAGCTGCCGATCCAGGCGCTGGTGGACAAGGTGACCATGTGGTTCGTGCCGGCCGTGATGGCGGGCGCGGCGCTGACCTTCCTGGCCTGGCTGGTGTTCGGCCCGGCCCCGGCGCTGACCTTCGCGCTGGTCAACGCGGTGGCGGTGCTGATCATCGCCTGCCCGTGTGCGATGGGGCTGGCCACGCCCACCTCGATCATGGTGGGCACCGGTCGTGCCGCCGAGCTGGGCGTGCTGTTCCGCAAGGGCGAAGCGCTGCAGGCGCTGCGCGATGTCAGCGTGGTGGCGTTGGACAAGACCGGCACGCTGACCAAGGGGCGCCCCGAGCTGACCGACCTGGTGCCGGCTGACGGCTTCAGCCATGACGAAGTGCTGGCGCTGGTGGCCGCCGTGGAAAGCCGCTCTGAACACCCGATCGCCGAGGCGATCGTCGTGGCGGCCACGCAGCGCGGCCTCGACGTGGCGGCGCTGGAGAACTTCGAGGCGACGCCCGGGTTCGGCGTGGCCGCCACGGTGGGCGGGCGTCGGGTGGCGGTGGGAGCCGACCGCTTCATGACCCGGCTTGGCCTGGACGTGGGTGCGTTCCAGACGGCGGCGCAGCGGCTGGGCGCCGAAGGCAAGAGTCCGCTGTATGCGTCCATTGACGGGCGCCTGGCGGCCATCATCGCGGTGGCCGATCCGATCCGCGAGACCACCGCCGAGGCGATCAACGCGTTGCATGCACTCGGGCTGCGGGTGGCCATGATCACCGGCGACAACGCCGCCACGGCCGCGGCGATCGCCCGCCAGCTGGGCATCGACGAGGTGGCGGCCGAAGTGCTGCCGGACGGCAAGGTGGCCGCGCTCAAGACCTTCCGCGCCAACGGTGCGCGGGTGGCCTTTGTCGGCGACGGCATCAACGATGCGCCGGCACTGGCCGAAGCGGATGTCGGTCTGGCGATCGGTACCGGCACCGACGTGGCGATCGAAGCGGCCGACGTGGTGCTGATGTCCGGCGACCTGCGCGGCGTGATCAACGCCATCGCGCTGAGCCACGCCACCATCGGCAACATCAAGCAGAACCTGTTCTGGGCGTTTGCCTACAACGCCGTGTTGATTCCGGTGGCGGCCGGCGTGCTGTATCCACTGAACGGCACCCTGATGTCGCCGATCTTCGCCGCCGCGGCGATGGCCTTGTCGAGCATCTTCGTGCTCGGCAACGCGCTGCGCCTCAAGCGCTTCCATGCGCCGATGGCCACCGACGCGCGTGGCGCAACGGCCTGA